The stretch of DNA GGGCCATTGTGCCCACGTCGCTGGGTTGCCGTGCTTGCATGGTCGCGCACGGCGAGACAATGCGTGGGGAGGAGTGAGAGAGGGTGGTTGGGTTGGGAGGAGTGAGAGAGGAAGACGTGTGGGAGAGAAGGGAGCAACGGGAGGTGCGCCGCGCGTGAGTAGGGAGCGACAAGGGAGAGGGCCAAGAGAGAGTGGATAGAGAGGAAACCCTAGCTCCCTTTTATATAAGAGGGCCAAGATGGGTTATCCGAGGCAGGCCTTATAGTACGTCTGTCTCAATTAATGTATTAACTGAGACGTTCGTGTTAGAAAACCGCTTCGGTTAATCTATATTGATCGTGGCAGGCATTTTAGATTGTTCGCCTTTGTTAatagattaaccgaggcggttattTGTAACCACCTCGCTTAATAAATAATGTCTGCCTTAGTTAATCCAAGACATTAACTGAGGCGATTGTAAATCCTGTCCGCCTCCGAGGCCTTTGTAAAATGTCtcgcaaattttttttaagtaatTATGCCTCAATGAATCATACAATGACCACTTAGTGCGATAAAGTCATTACTACCTAGGGGTTGGACGGTCTGTTAGAGATCATTCCATCATCCAACATACACTCTGGAGCATTTTCAATGCATATTTTAAGTCCAATCTTAACTAGTTTGTCTTCTTTGAGATACTCGACTTACAACCACTCCAATGGGGTTACTTACTATCATGATGTTAACAGAGAGTTAGCTTCTTGCATATCCCAATGCTCTCGCTCTAGCTCTCTCAAGACGAACTCCTTGTCCTTCCATCTTAATGGTATAGtcaaagaaaaaataaagaTCTACTCCACACTATGGCAATTGGCAAAGGTCAGTACCTTTGTTTGTGTCGTTCGTCTTATAAATATTCTTTGTGTCATACTCAATTATTAATGCTTTATTTAGCATGACTTCTCCTTAAGTGCTTCTCTAGATAAATTACAAATTGCAACTTTTCTCTAGAAAAAACACAGCTAAGACTCCCCTAATATTCACGGAAAAATGGTTCCTTTGCTGAAAGTGTTTAGTACCTATTGTTGGAGCTAGAGGCGGAGCCTTTCCTAAACATATCCGGTTTAAGTCTTTGTAGACAAGATATTTGTGGCCTTTTAATTTGTACGTGTGTAAATCATTTGTAATAATTGGATAAGGGCGAGTTTCATTTCATGTTGCCATGTGctcgaaaagaaaaaaaaaatgggaCAACATAGCAGCGAATCCAACCTTTGAAGTGGTAAACAGAGGAAGTCAGAATCTTTAAACCGGTAATTAGCAAAAATCTCGTAAAATCTTAGAAGGCTTGGGAATTGGGTGTTACCCTAAATTCATCGTGGCACGCGAACTGAAACCCAAATTATGAGATCTCTCCTAATTAGCTTGGCTGGCGGAGCTCGATTCGATGCGTTGCTGAGCCTGGGTAATCGATTCCTGCTGGGCGGTGGCGCGGTCGGAGGGATCTGAACCCTAGCGCCGTCCAGATCTGGAACCCGCGCCGGCGAGCTGCTCGGCGCCTCGGCGGCATGAGTGGCTGGAAAGCGGGGGGGAGGAGAAGCAGCGGAGATATGAAccgagacggcggcggcggcggcagcggcagcggggaCGAGTTCGGGCGTGCGGTGGCGCGGGCCGCGGTGGCGCAGGCGCTGGAGGCCGCGGGGTTCGACTGCGCGCACCGCTCCGCGGTGGACGCGGTCGTCGACATCGTCCTGCGCTATATCACCCACCTGGGCCGGTCCGCCGCCTTCCACGCCAACCTCGCCGGCCGCGCGCTCGCCAATGAGCTCGACGTCATCCAGGCGCTCGAGGAGGTCGGCGCCGACACGGATGGTTTCGCGGGCGCGGCGACCACGGGCCACTGCCTCGTCGGCTCCGGCGTCGTCAAGGAcctcttggcgtttgtctattCCAAGGACGAGGTGCCATTCGCGCGGCCGCTGCCTAGGTTCCCCATCCAGCGCGCGGAGCCGCAGCCTTCTGCCAGCTTCGCCGTGACGGGGAGGGAGACTGGGATGAGGCACGTGCCGGAGTGGCTGCCCGCGTTCCCAGATCCGCACACCTATGTGAGGACGGAGGTGTGGGTTGAGCCGCCGGCGACCAAGGACAGGGTTgacaaggtggagcaggtgcggCAACGAAGGAAAGCTGAGAAGTCCCTGCTCAGCCTGCAGCGAAGGCTGGCCATGGCAGGTGCGGATGGGTTTCGTCCAGCTGTTGCAGTGGCACAGGATAGTGCAGAGAAGGGGAAGGAGATACAGGCAGCTGGGACGAAGAGAAATCCATTTCTTGAGCCAGCATTGTTGCCTGGAGAGAAGGATGTATCCGAGGTTGATCTGCCTCCTGAAAAGAAGAAACTCTCTGTCCTTGAGGCATTTGCGCCAGCTATTCAAGTTAGAACCATCAGGGAGATTGATGCTGGGGCAGGGTTGGATCAAAATCAAAGGAGCATTGTTCCAAAAGAGAGGGCTCCAGTGCATCTTAAGATTGGATTTAGTAAGAAGCCATTAGAAGCAGCTCTGAATTCAAGAGCCCTGGACCTGAGGGAAGACCCTTCCTTCTTGAAAGAGGAAGCAAAGGATGATAAGAAGCGGAGAGCGGGCATGATATTAAGGGCATCAATGGAGAACCCACAAGAACTTCCTCAGCTCTAAAGTTGTTTGTGGAGGTAGTGCAGTTCCAAGAGCGGAGTCACATCATGGTGTCATCTTAGAACTTCAGTTTCCAGAATCTTGAGGTAAACATTTATCTTGTGGTAACATTGGTCCAGACTGTCAATTGCTCTAGATGTCCATGCGAATGAAACCCATGTAGTTGAAATTGAAAATCCTGTGTGCATCAAAATG from Sorghum bicolor cultivar BTx623 chromosome 8, Sorghum_bicolor_NCBIv3, whole genome shotgun sequence encodes:
- the LOC8084207 gene encoding transcription initiation factor TFIID subunit 8; the encoded protein is MSGWKAGGRRSSGDMNRDGGGGGSGSGDEFGRAVARAAVAQALEAAGFDCAHRSAVDAVVDIVLRYITHLGRSAAFHANLAGRALANELDVIQALEEVGADTDGFAGAATTGHCLVGSGVVKDLLAFVYSKDEVPFARPLPRFPIQRAEPQPSASFAVTGRETGMRHVPEWLPAFPDPHTYVRTEVWVEPPATKDRVDKVEQVRQRRKAEKSLLSLQRRLAMAGADGFRPAVAVAQDSAEKGKEIQAAGTKRNPFLEPALLPGEKDVSEVDLPPEKKKLSVLEAFAPAIQVRTIREIDAGAGLDQNQRSIVPKERAPVHLKIGFSKKPLEAALNSRALDLREDPSFLKEEAKDDKKRRAGMILRASMENPQELPQL